In one Brassica oleracea var. oleracea cultivar TO1000 chromosome C9, BOL, whole genome shotgun sequence genomic region, the following are encoded:
- the LOC106316044 gene encoding gametocyte surface protein P230-like, whose translation MNVLAICNFDMKFIYAYVGVPGRAHDTKVLTYCARNEPFFPHPPNGNYYLVDAGYPTRTRYLGPYRRVRYHLDQFNRGGPPTNTREVFNRRHSSLRSVIERTFGVWKAKWRILDRRHPKYGLIKWIKLVTATMALHNFIRDLHREDNDFVHWQRREEYHTHGDNDEEERDEEEDEEEEEEEEEEEGDGHGGHIPYEPTGDRAMEGLRDHIGNELSRGYRLPY comes from the coding sequence ATGAATGTCCTTGCTATATGTAACTTTGATATGAAGTTCATATATGCTTATGTGGGTGTGCCGGGTAGAGCCCATGACACAAAGGTATTAACTTATTGTGCAAGGAATGAGCCTTTTTTTCCACATCCGCCAAATGGAAATTATTATTTGGTTGATGCTGGATATCCCACAAGAACAAGGTATCTTGGTCCGTATCGTAGAGTTCGATATCATCTCGATCAGTTCAACAGAGGAGGACCACCAACGAACACTCGAGAGGTGTTCAACCGGAGACATTCAAGCTTGCGATCAGTGATTGAGCGGACATTTGGAGTGTGGAAAGCAAAATGGAGAATTCTTGACCGTAGGCATCCAAAATATGGTTTGATCAAATGGATAAAGCTAGTGACGGCAACGATGGCTCTACACAACTTCATACGTGATTTACATCGAGAAGATAATGATTTTGTGCATTGGCAAAGAAGAGAAGAATATCATACTCATGGTGATAATGATGAAGAAGAAAGAGATGAAGAGGAAGATGAAGAAGAAGAAGAAGAAGAAGAAGAAGAAGAGGGTGATGGTCATGGTGGACATATTCCATATGAGCCAACTGGTGATAGAGCCATGGAAGGTTTACGTGATCATATTGGTAATGAGTTGAGTAGAGGATATCGATTACCTTACTAG
- the LOC106313456 gene encoding uncharacterized protein LOC106313456, with translation MAVDCDYHHDEITNQHRSGDINLQRYGIAEDYYWNENMENWKRYNKMRRIQKASPERRRENRKGNGGWTDGAKHEERARSYKGVVINSNTGQQNRERDSREYYGKGKGKMVEASDSKWVKVPERGTRRPPNQYGNYRGNGEGSRVKIHVRRRYSCGLWSSSGVYQVICSATKRGSGSASCTSGNP, from the exons ATGGCGGTGGATTGCGATTATCATCACGATGAAATCACCAATCAACACAG ATCGGGTGATATCAATTTACAGAGATACGGGATAGCGGAGGATTATTATTGGAATGAGAATATGGAAAATTGGAAACGGTATAACAAGATGAGAAGAATACAAAAGGCGAGTCCAGAAAGAAGGAGGGAGAACAGAAAAGGGAATGGGGGATGGACTGATGGTGCGAAACATGAGGAGCGAGCTCGTAGTTACAAGGGCGTGGTCATTAACAGTAATACGGGCCAACAGAACAGAGAAAGAGACAGTAGAGAGTATTATGGGAAGGGTAAGGGTAAAATGGTGGAGGCATCAGACTCTAAGTGGGTTAAGGTTCCAGAGCGAGGCACCAGGAGACCTCCTAATCAATATGGAAACTACAGAGGTAATGGGGAGGGCTCACGGGTTAAAATACACGTGAGAAGACGTTACAGTTGTGGACTCTGGAGCTCAAGTGGTGTCTACCAGGTCATATGCAGCGCAACCAAGAGAGGATCAGGGTCAGCAAGTTGCACCTCAGGTAACCCGTGA